In the genome of Neodiprion pinetum isolate iyNeoPine1 chromosome 2, iyNeoPine1.2, whole genome shotgun sequence, one region contains:
- the LOC138190395 gene encoding mariner Mos1 transposase, whose product MLTVAYGESTLSKKNVYKWYKLFQDGREDANDEPRSGRPSTSTTDENVEAVKKIVLENRRITIREVAEDVGISVGSCHEIFSDVLGMRRVSAKFVPKLLNFDQKNRRMSIAQELLNDVNDDPDLLKRVITGDESWVYGYDIETKVQSSQWKSPGEPRPKKARQVRSNVKVLLTVFFDYRGVVYQEFLPKGRTVNKEYYLEVMRRLREAIRRKRPELWKNNSWLLYHDNAPAHSSLLVRGFLTKNNTTIMPQPPYSPDLAPCDFFLFPKLKRPMKGRRFATIEEIKTASLEELKAIPESAYQKCFEDWKKCWHKCIISEGDYFEGDNINIDE is encoded by the coding sequence ATGTTGACAGTGGCATACGGTGAGTCTACTCttagtaaaaaaaacgtttataaGTGGTACAAGCTCTTCCAAGATGGCCGAGAAGATGCCAATGACGAACCTCGCTCTGGACGCCCCAGCACGTCAACAACAGATGAAAACGTTGAAGcagtgaagaaaattgttttggaaaatcgTCGAATCACTATCAGAGAAGTTGCTGAGGATGTTGGCATATCGGTTGGCTCGtgccatgaaattttttcggatgTTTTGGGTATGAGACGTGTGTCAGCGAAGTTTGTTCCGAAACTGCTTAATTTTGACCAGAAGAATCGTCGCATGAGCATCGCTCAGGAGCTGTTGAATGACGTCAATGATGATCCTGATTTACTCAAAAGGGTCATAACTGGTGACGAATCATGGGTATATGGTTATGACATCGAAACCAAAGTCCAATCGTCCCAGTGGAAGAGCCCAGGAGAGCCAAGACCGAAAAAAGCACGCCAAGTTCGATCAAATGTCAAGGTTTTGCTCACTGTTTTCTTCGATTACCGTGGCGTAGTGTATCAGGAGTTCTTACCAAAAGGTCGTACGGTCAATAAAGAGTATTACCTTGAAGTTATGCGCCGTTTGCGAGAAGCAATACGAAGGAAACGTCCGGAATTGTGGAAAAACAATTCGTGGCTTTTGTATCACGATAATGCACCTGCTCACTCATCGTTGCTTGTGAGAggttttttgaccaaaaacaACACCACAATCATGCCTCAGCCACCATATTCACCGGATTTGGCCCCATGCGACTTTTTCCTGTTCCCAAAACTGAAGAGACCTATGAAAGGACGGAGATTTGCAACGATTGAGGAGATAAAGACTGCATCGCTGGAAGAGCTCAAAGCTATACCAGAAAGTGCTTATCAGAAGTGCTTTGAGGATTGGAAAAAGTGTTGGCACAAGTGTATTATATCTGAGGGGGATTACTTTGAAGGGGACAACATaaatattgatgaataa
- the LOC124211168 gene encoding U6 snRNA-associated Sm-like protein LSm8 — protein sequence MASGLESYVNHTVSIITSDGRNFIGTLKGFDQTINLILDESHERVYSVTQGVEQVVLGLHIIRGDNVAIVGELDDEMDARIDLSAIRAEPLSSVAH from the exons ATGGCCTCAGGACTTGAAAGTTACGTAAACC ATACTGTTTCAATAATAACTTCCGATGGTAGGAACTTTATC GGTACATTGAAAGGATTTGATCAGACAATCAATTTAATTCTTGATGAATCACATGAGCGTGTGTACAGCGTGACGCAAGGTGTCGAACAAGTTGTATTAGGTCTTCATATTATCAGAGGAGATAACGT AGCAATTGTTGGTGAGCTAGACGATGAGATGGATGCAAGAATTGATCTTTCAGCGATCCGAGCTGAACCACTTAGCTCTGTAGCgcattaa
- the LOC124211162 gene encoding uncharacterized protein: MADAIARREARRKRILENSETRLQRITSGQRIEHEDVHPDLTQPKNDDLVKTYLEHQDYVTLTESLPNNLHRREGSSMDDSPALMNHIVQNETQNNTVTNKITNVPNNDNKNASIKKVFQSADAGVLFSVFGNKWTLVLLAALVNILYLLQLQRFCGKDILVPFFTLVLVRLHLFENKAEMQGGNMLSAVLILCSVDPKLVRNLRWVMRICRKVVEEFSIYIFSFIVLHNVASLY, encoded by the exons ATGGCAGACGCGATTGCTAGACGAGAGGCTCGGCGTAaacgaattttggaaaattcagAGACTCGATTGCAAAGAATTACTAGTGGACAGCGTATCGAACACgaag ATGTTCATCCTGACCTAACCCAACCAAAGAATGACGATTTGGTCAAAACTTACTTAGAACATCAAGATTACGTAACCCTAACAGAGTCATTGCCAAATAATTTACATAGGCGTGAGGGTTCATCTATGGATGATAGTCCTGCTTTGATGAACCATATTGTACAGAATGAGACACAGAACAATACTGTTACAAACAAAATTACGAATGTACCAAACAATGATAATAAGAATGCTTCTAtcaaaaaagtatttcaatcTGCCGATGCAGGTGTGTTATTCAGTGTATTTGGAAACAAATGGACGCTCGTACTCCTTGCAGCGctcgtaaatattttatatcttttgCAACTGCAACGTTTCTGTGGCAAG GATATTCTTGTACCATTCTTTACACTGGTGTTGGTAAGACTGCatctatttgaaaataaagcaGAAATGCAGGGTGGAAACATGTTATCTGCGGTTCTAATATTGTGTAGCGTGGATCCTAAACTCGTTCGTAATCTCAGATGGGTCATGAGAATATGTAGAAAAGTTGTAGAAGAATTTTCAATCTATATCTTCAGCTTTATCGTCCTGCACAATGTGGCTTCATTGTATTAG
- the cpb gene encoding F-actin-capping protein subunit beta, with translation MSEQQMDCALDLMRRLPPQQIEKNLSDLIDLVPTLCEDLLSSVDQPLKIAKDKESGKDYLLCDYNRDGDSYRSPWSNTYDPPLEDGSMPSERLRKLEIDANHAFDQYRELYFEGGVSSVYLWDLDHGFAGVILIKKAGDGSKKIKGCWDSIHVVEVQEKSTGRTAHYKLTSTAMLWLQTNKHGSGTMNLGGSLTRQVEQDAALSETSPHIANIGRMVEDMENKIRNTLNEIYFSKTKDIVNGLRSVQLLADQRQQAALKQDLAAALQKRNANN, from the exons ATG TCGGAACAACAAATGGATTGTGCGTTGGATCTCATGAGACGCTTACCTCCccagcaaattgaaaaaaatctcagtGATTTGATCGACCTTGTACCAACTTTGTGTGAAGACTTATTGTCCTCCGTTGACCAGCCTTTAAAAATAGCCAAGGATAAAGAATCTGGTAAAGATTACCTTTTATGTGACTATAATCGAGATGGAGATTCATACAG GTCACCATGGAGCAACACATATGATCCACCTTTGGAAGATGGATCGATGCCTTCTGAAAGGCTAAGGAAATTGGAGATAGATGCCAATCATGCATTTGACCAATATCGAGAATTATACTTCGAAGGTGGTGTATCGTCGGTTTATTTATGGGACCTGGATCATGGTTTTGCAGgagtaatattaataaaaaaggCAGGTGATGGTTCAAAGAAGATAAAAGGCTGCTGGGATTCGATACACGTTGTTGAAGTACAAGAGAAATCTACGGGCAGAACTGCCCACTACAAATTAACATCTACAGCCATGCTCTGGTTACAGACAAACAAACATGGTTCTGGAACTATGAATCTTGGTGGAAGTTTAACTAGACAG gTCGAACAGGATGCGGCACTAAGCGAGACATCACCTCATATTGCCAACATTGGTCGAATGGTAGAGgatatggaaaataaaattcgaaatacgCTGAACGAGATATATTTTAGCAAAACAAAAGATATAGTGAACGGTTTAAGATCGGTCCAATTACTGGCGGATCAAAGACAACAGGCTGCACTTAAGCAAGATTTAGCTGCAGCTTTGCAAAAAAGGAATGCGAATAATTGA
- the LOC124211156 gene encoding uncharacterized protein: protein MCTNGHSKSDHECRQNFCGSAKAMESDVGAALVNESSILKDIGLNVRVLIGDEDSSTIAAVRQGNLQTVFKLADSNHLKKNFANALYELRKGYSEMRNKEVIPHLKKCFSYALVQNKGHSAELGKTIRNIPEHVFGQHENCGVWCKGTHKIELKNQQLYTKLSELFGKYADNAAKFSVAASSQANESINNIMAHKAPKNCCYSLSESGDYRLASTVCTKNEGEKHIMDVNSKLNVSPGKHTASFAKVLDTKRKKRAMKAKLPTTKARRNLLARKKEASRKSMEQSEGIHYETNCGINSCSESRGTVDFRLLLDILPTIAVSVDSCNIIYFDLETSGFSKDSEILQIAAKFENSTFSVYLHPSKSIDADASRVTGLKYVGEKLYFYSKEVATIAPREALISFQQFLEFSSKPCVLVAHNASFDSSHLLRYIIDYGMIESFKNIAGFSDSLTVMKKVLPERKAEKKSFNLPILARDLLNFGTSDKFHEALFDVETLVKLCDTFAKKEMFLEVCKLYKEVIMVKLLSPSLKYLKGVISNQMILKIAGAGIHYEILKEVYAKDGDIGIKSLLSEKTISNKPRVTKAKKIIETVVEHLRNKG, encoded by the coding sequence ATGTGTACCAACGGCCACAGCAAATCCGATCACGAGTGTAGGCAAAATTTTTGCGGCAGTGCGAAGGCGATGGAGTCTGACGTAGGCGCCGCTCTGGTCAACGAGAGTTCGATTCTCAAAGATATCGGGCTGAACGTGAGAGTTCTGATAGGGGACGAGGATAGTTCAACGATCGCAGCAGTACGACAGGGAAATCTTCAAACAGTCTTCAAACTCGCAGACAGCAatcatttgaagaaaaattttgccaaTGCTTTGTATGAACTACGAAAAGGTTACAGTGAAATGAGAAACAAGGAAGTTATTcctcatttgaaaaaatgtttttcttacGCACTAGTGCAAAATAAAGGACATAGTGCCGAGTTAGGGAAAACTATTCGCAATATCCCTGAGCATGTTTTTGGCCAGCATGAAAATTGTGGAGTTTGGTGTAAAGGTACACATAAAATTGAACTGAAAAATCAGCAATTATACACCAAGCTTTCAGAGCTATTTGGCAAATATGCTGACAATGCTGCAAAATTTTCTGTTGCTGCCTCCAGTCAAGCTAATGAAAGTATTAACAATATAATGGCTCACAAAGCACCTAAAAATTGCTGCTACAGCCTGAGCGAATCAGGGGACTACCGATTAGCTAGCACTGTATGCACAAAAAACGAAGGCGAAAAGCACATCATGGACGTCAACTCGAAATTGAATGTATCACCGGGGAAGCACACTGCATCTTTCGCGAAGGTGTTggacacaaaaagaaaaaaacgagcgATGAAGGCAAAATTACCAACAACTAAAGCTCGAAGAAATTTATTGGCACGAAAAAAAGAAGCCTCCAGGAAGTCGATGGAGCAATCTGAAGGGATTCATTATGAAACTAACTGCGGCATCAACTCTTGTTCAGAGAGCAGGGGAACTGTTGATTTTCGACTTCTCTTAGATATTTTGCCAACCATCGCAGTATCGGTAGACAGCtgcaatataatatatttcgaTTTGGAGACGTCTGGGTTCTCGAAGGACtcagaaattttacaaatcgcagcaaaatttgagaattcaACATTCAGCGTCTATCTCCATCCGTCCAAGTCGATTGATGCTGATGCTTCCCGGGTTACGGGGTTGAAATACGTTGGAGAAAAACTGTATTTCTACAGCAAAGAAGTAGCCACAATTGCGCCTCGTGAAGCtctaatttcatttcaacagtttctcgaattttcatcgaaGCCATGCGTTTTGGTTGCTCATAATGCATCGTTCGACTCCTCTCATTTACTGCGATATATAATAGATTACGGTATGATCgagagttttaaaaatatcgcaGGGTTTTCAGATAGTTTGACtgtgatgaaaaaagttttgccTGAACGAaaagccgaaaaaaaaagtttcaatttaCCAATTTTAGCCCGCGACTTATTGAATTTTGGAACATCCGATAAATTTCATGAAGCCCTATTCGATGTTGAAACTCTCGTGAAACTATGTGATACTTTTGCCAAAAAGGAAATGTTTCTTGAAGTTTGTAAGCTTTATAAAGAAGTGATAATGGTGAAACTCCTGTCACCAAGtctaaaatatttgaaaggcGTGATATCAAATCAAATGATTCTGAAAATAGCAGGAGCCGGAAttcattatgaaattttaaaagagGTGTACGCGAAAGATGGCGACATCGGAATAAAATCTTTATTATCGGAGAAAACGATCTCAAATAAACCACGGGTTAcaaaagcgaaaaaaataatcgagacGGTAGTTGAACACCTGAGAAACAAgggttaa